One Trichoderma atroviride chromosome 7, complete sequence DNA segment encodes these proteins:
- a CDS encoding uncharacterized protein (EggNog:ENOG41), which yields MEQQHIDSLLERYLSLIDEYSRLREELTKLQTGVYQNIARANFAGERGMRYGQDHYDERMRALRVLDVELAEDNSREEADKGNDSLKEEETEKEEAADINAQENPADGTEEQQNDKEKKDEIKAKKPIHNPLHWFGLLAPQPLRAAQTLSIQAVQEAIPRLVSVNAEMEHVEIEIRRAKKKRAKAMAAVAAEREVARQGAVEAR from the exons ATGGAACAGCAACACATTGATTCCCTGCTGGAGCGCTACTTGTCCCTCATAGACGAGTATTCGCGCCTGCGGGAGGAGCTGACAAAGCTCCAGACCGGCGTCTATCAAAACATTGCCCGAGCCAACTTCGCCGGCGAGCGGGGCATGAGATATGGCCAAGACCACTACGATGAGAGGATGCGCGCTCTGAGAGTGCTGGATGTCGAGCTCGCAGAGGACAAT AGCCGAGAGGAAGCTGATAAAGGCAACGACAGcttgaaggaagaagagacagaaaaggaagaagcggcAGACATCAATGCCCAGGAAAACCCAGCAGACGGCACCgaagagcagcaaaatgacaaagagaagaaggatgaaatcaaggcaaagaaaCCGATTCACAACCCTCTCCACTGGTTTGGCCTCTTGGCCCCCCAGCCCCTTCGAGCTGCTCAAACACTATCCATCCAGGCCGTGCAAGAGGCCATCCCGAGACTCGTCTCTGTCAacgccgagatggagcacGTTGAGATTGAAATTCGCagggccaagaagaagagggcaaaggcaaTGGCTGCGGTGGCTGCGGAGAGGGAGGTTGCAAGGCAGGGGGCTGTCGAGGCGAGGTGA